The proteins below are encoded in one region of Scomber japonicus isolate fScoJap1 chromosome 2, fScoJap1.pri, whole genome shotgun sequence:
- the LOC128365307 gene encoding immunoglobulin superfamily member 10-like, which yields MFDRFVLVAVSVISFLPGIHAVTAEPPKNVHLSFLNHSGPMLAGHQYTLQCTVHEVAPIGNLNVTFYRGQTELQRLQSSNTTKEPVTETFTLDINPSKDDGGLYWCEAKLDLGAEGPQPPPVVMSQNITTTVYYKPQLKGSSHPDPITVIAGSPLHLNCSSEGNPSPSYTWTLPSASRSPFSGDTLDIKSVTSVDGGQYLCLVQNAAGNVTVKFTVILQKMSISAS from the exons ATGTTTGATCGGTTTGTTCTTGTGGCTGTTTCTGTGATCAGTTTTCTACCCGGCATCCATGCGGTCACTGCTG AGCCTCCAAAAAATGTCCATCTCAGTTTCCTAAACCACTCTGGGCCGATGTTGGCAGGTCATCAGTACACTCTGCAGTGTACAGTCCACGAAGTTGCTCCTATTGGTAACCTCAATGTGACTTTctacagaggacagacagaactACAGAGACTACAGTCCAGCAACACAACAAAGGAGCCAGTGACTGAGACCTTCACCCTGGACATCAACCCTAGTAAAGATGATGGAGGCCTGTACTGGTGTGAAGCCAAGCTAGACCTGGGAGCTGAAGGTCCACAGCCTCCTCCAGTGGTGATGTCACAAAACATCACCACCACTGTTTACT ATAAGCCTCAACTGAAGGGGTCTTCACATCCAGATCCAATCACCGTCATAGCAGGAAGCCCCCTACACCTGAACTGCTCTAGTGAGGGAAACCCCAGCCCCTCATACACCTGGACGCTCCCGTCAGCCAGTCGTTCCCCCTTTAGTGGCGACACTCTCGATATTAAGTCTGTAACTTCTGTGGATGGAGGACAGTACCTGTGTTTGGTCCAAAACGCTGCGGGGAATGTTACTGTGAAGTTTACTGTG ATCCTCCAAAAAATGTCCATCTCAGCTTCCTAA